One Anas platyrhynchos isolate ZD024472 breed Pekin duck chromosome 35, IASCAAS_PekinDuck_T2T, whole genome shotgun sequence genomic region harbors:
- the LOC140000912 gene encoding maestro heat-like repeat-containing protein family member 7: MEERRPPSSPMLAWVEAEARQENTAPSEHHEHVMELLLNEAGSLAVYKKEEESLYSILSFVSSTQQPPGCQDKDLKMKFLRSIISVCRTARNCDLWCGLDAFCKKYELAEHIKVLLEEEPLDVLHTAVQQQAMLALGHLSYVNSVLEGKKKSILLTCFNSVFLLPSHEYLECQSRIYYLRTLDAMDRMLRLFIRNSPLSGFTELQDILQILLPFANSDSEAICERAVGRAAKLTGWLATRFSPEDHSADGGYTECNVPLLGQLVGWLLLCHTCENRQIRWEALDALYYLYQFIQKNRRTAPEASQQPQGKAEAIPRLPLPTATDIATNFGKYLQQSQRTDVILKVIEALRDSNTYDKQEVSGVLDMAIEDPASWLTDVPEIVRCIYRHVECINTASARRSLDSLILCLANQRPREVASTLLQMWPSSDRHANLQVFLYGRGGDRRLSA; encoded by the exons ATGGAGGAGAGACGACCACCCAGTAGCCCCATGCTGGCCTGGGTGGAGGCCGAGGCTCGTCAGGAGAACACAGCTCCTAGTGAACACCATGAGCACGTCATGGAGCTGCTGTTGAACG AAGCTGGCAGCTTAGCTGTCTacaagaaagaagaggagagcTTGTACAGCATTCTTTCCTTCGTCAGCAGCACGCAACAG CCACCCGGCTGCCAGGATAAAGACCTGAAGATGAAGTTCCTAAGGAGCATCATCAGCGTGTGCAGAACTGCCAGAAACTGCGACCTGTGGTGCGGCCTTGATGCCTTCTGTAAAAAATACGAGCTGGCAGAGCATATTAAG gtgctgctggaaGAGGAGCCCTTGGACGTTCTGCACACAGCGGTGCAGCAGCAAGCCATGCTTGCACTTGGCCACTTGAG CTATGTCAACTCAGTGCTGGAGGGCAAGAAGAAGAGCATCCTGCTCACCTGTTTCAACAGTGTCTTCTTGCTGCCCTCACACGAGTATTTGGAGTGCCAGAGCCGCATCTACTACTTGAGG ACCCTGGACGCCATGGACCGCATGCTGAGGCTCTTCATAAGAAATTCTCCCCTCTCCGGCTTCACTGAGCTCCAGGACATCTTGCAG ATTCTGCTGCCCTTTGCCAACTCCGACAGCGAAGCCATTTGCGAGAGGGCCGTGGGGAGGGCCGCGAAGCTGACCGGCTGGCTAGCCACACGCTTCTCACCGGAG GACCACAGCGCTGATGGAGGATACACTGAGTGCAATGTGCCGCTCCTGGGACAGTTGGTGGGATGGCTCCTCCTTTGCCACACTTGCGAGAACAGGCAGATACGATGGGAGGCTTTGGATGCTCTTTATTACCTCTACCAATTCATCCAGAAAAACA GAAGAACAGCACCAGAAGCTAGTCAACAGCCTCAGGGGAAAGCTGAGGCCATACCGAGGCTTCCTTTACCCACTGCCACGGACATTGCCACG AACTTTGGAAAATACCTCCAGCAGTCTCAGAGGACAGACGTCATCCTCAAGGTCATTGAAGCCCTGAGAGACTCCAACACATACGACAAGCAGGAGGTCAGCGGTGTGCTGGACATGGCCATCGAAGACCCTGCCTCCTGGCTGACCGAC GTGCCAGAGATCGTGAGGTGCATCTACAGACACGTGGAGTGCATCAACACGGCATCAGCCCGGCGCAGCCTGGACAGCCTCATCCTCTGTCTGGCCAACCAGCGGCCAAGGGAGGTggccagcaccctgctgcagaTGTGGCCATCATCTGACAGGCATGCCAACCTTCAGGTCTTCTTgtatgggaggggaggggacaggagACTTTCCGCCTGA
- the LOC140000961 gene encoding maestro heat-like repeat-containing protein family member 7 translates to MWETMFSQKQTMEKVLRETLGVLQEQKLRGLPGFIPEDNCIPHLALLAHPDVGEDDSEALRHLQRLLKHPNRVTYSVVLSALLPASETPVTARKLPVLLPGIIQGLHVARADTKMKALLLIGNVMDHVKRKQASSIALQVAGDILPLFNDECSQLQELSICLYNKVMQAALWYHKRQLKKVVQRGLLPLFFHLSDQTQSVAKASLEALVTAADFLKQGKLKHLAQTEQTRKIAEYLLVQDKGKVEKYLQQSLPYLQHTQVALREAAVRFIGLAAQHCKDQSEMKIHEICSILRPLQNDEEESVVSLATQTIYILTRPREQLTSSWCRRALCCCLS, encoded by the exons ATGTGGGAAACCATGTTCTCCCAGAAGCAGACGATGGAGAAGGTCCTGAGGGAGACACTTGGCGTGCTCCAGGAGCAGAAGCTGCGCGGGCTCCCAGGCTTCATCCCAGAGGACAACTGCATCCCTCACTTGGCG CTGCTGGCCCACCCAGATGTTGGAGAAGACGACTCGGAGGCCCTGCGCCACCTCCAGAGGCTCTTGAAGCATCCCAACCGAGTGACGTACTCGGTGGTGCTCAGCGCTCTCCTCCCAGCGTCAGAGACACCTGTCACG GCAAGAAAacttcctgtgctgctgccaggcatCATTCAGGGCCTGCACGTTGCCAGGGCTGACACCAAGATGAAGGCCCTGCTTCTCATCGGAAACGTGATGGATCACGTGAAGAGGAAGCAGGCCAGCTCCATCGCTCTGCAAGTGGCTGGGGACATCCTGCCACTGTTTAACGAT GAGTGCAGCCAGCTGCAAGAGCTCTCCATCTGCCTCTACAACAAAGTGATGCAGGCTGCGTTGTGGTACCACAAGAGGCAGCTGAAGAAGGTCGTGCAGAGGGGCCTGCTCCCACTCTTTTTTCACCTGAGTGACCAGACCCAGAGCGTGGCCAAG gcctCCCTGGAAGCCCTTGTCACCGCTGCAGACTTCCTGAAGCAGGGAAAACTCAAGCACCTGGCGCAGACAGAGCAGACCCGGAAGATCGCAGAGTACTTG CTCGTGCAGGACAAGGGAAAGGTGGagaaatacctgcagcagagcctgccGTACCTGCAGCACACTCAGGTCGCCTTGCGGGAGGCAGCCGTCAGGTTCATCG GTCTTGCCGCGCAGCactgcaaggaccagagcgagATGAAGATCCATGAAATCTGCAGCA TCCTCCGGCCCTTGCAGAATGACGAGGAGGAAAGTGTTGTGTCTCTGGCCACTCAGACCATCTACATCCTGACACGTCCAAGGGAGCAGCTGACATCGAGCTGGTGCCGGCGggcactgtgctgctgcctctcctaa